In Lutra lutra chromosome 5, mLutLut1.2, whole genome shotgun sequence, a single genomic region encodes these proteins:
- the NIPAL4 gene encoding magnesium transporter NIPA4 — protein MELPASNASCQNGSLISLYCSSHQVLCQIVGDLSPQVPSNVTSHSWKERFRQNYGFYVGLGLAFLSCFLIGSSVILKKKGLQRLVASGATRAVDGGYGYLKDAMWWAGFLTMAAGEVANFGAYAFAPATVVTPLGALSVLISAILSSYFLGESLNLLGKLGCVICVAGSTVMVIHAPEEEKVATVMEMAAKMKDTGYIVFAVLLLVFCLILIFVVAPRYGQRNILVYIIICSVIGAFSVSAVKGLGITIKNFFQGMPVVRHPLPYILSLILALSLSTQVNFLNRALDIFNTSLVFPIYYVFFTTVVVTSSVILFKEWHSMSAVDIVGTLSGFVTIILGVFMLHAFKDLDISQTSLPHMHKNPTPSPTPEPTVIRLEDKNVLVDNIELSSTPSPEEKPRVFIIHS, from the exons ATGGAGCTGCCGGCCAGCAACGCCAGCTGCCAGAACG GTTCCCTGATCAGCCTGTACTGCTCCTCCCACCAAGTCCTGTGCCAGATCGTCGGTGACCTCagcccccaggtgcccagcaatGTCACCTCTCACAGCTGGAAGGAGAGGTTCAGGCAGAACTATGGCTTCTATGTTGGTCTGGGTCTGGCCTTCTTGTCATGCTTCCTCATCGGCAGCAGCGTCATCCTCAAGAAGAAAGGCCTTCAGCGACTGGTGGCCTCCGGGGCCACACGGGCCG TGGACGGAGGGTATGGCTACCTGAAGGACGCCATGTGGTGGGCTGGCTTTCTCACCA TGGCTGCTGGAGAAGTTGCCAACTTCGGGGCCTACGCATTTGCCCCTGCGACAGTCGTCACCCCTCTGGGAGCGCTGAGTGTCCTCATAAG TGCCATCCTGTCCTCATACTTCCTGGGAGAGAGCCTGAATCTGCTGGGGAAGCTGGGCTGTGTGATCTGTGTGGCTGGCAGCACAGTGATGGTGATACACGCCCCCGAGGAAGAGAAGGTTGCCACCGTCATGGAGATGGCTGCAAAGATGAAAGACACAG GGTACATCGTGTTTGCTGTGCTTCTCCTGGTGTTCTGCCTCATCCTCATCTTCGTCGTCGCCCCACGCTATGGACAAAGGAATATCCTTGTCTACATCATCATCTGCTCTGTGATCGGAGCCTTCTCCGTGTCTGCTGTCAAGGGCCTGGGCATCACCATCAAGAACTTCTTCCAAGGGATGCCAGTGGTGCGGCACCCCCTCCCCTACATCCTGTCCCTCATCCTGGCACTCTCTCTCAGCACTCAGGTCAACTTCCTCAACAGGGCGCTGGACATTTTTAATACCTCGCTTGTGTTCCCCATCTACTATGTGTTTTTCACCACGGTGGTGGTTACCTCCTCCGTCATCCTCTTCAAGGAATGGCACAGCATGTCTGCAGTGGACATTGTGGGCACCCTTTCTGGCTTTGTCACCATCATTCTGGGTGTGTTCATGCTTCACGCTTTCAAAGACCTGGACATCAGCCAGACCAGCTTGCCCCACATGCACAAAaacccaaccccctctcccacccctgagCCCACGGTCATCAGACTGGAAGACAAGAATGTCCTTGTGGACAATATAGAACTCTCCAGTACCCCATCACCAGAAGAGAAGCCCAGAGTATTTATAATCCATTCTTAA